A stretch of Metabacillus sp. FJAT-52054 DNA encodes these proteins:
- a CDS encoding BrnT family toxin — MFDWDRENVEYIFQHDISPQEAEEAFYDPDRSIHHAHSGNRKIIGMTEDGRLLAIIYTKREKKIRPITGWDATETERKSYNRKRRQ; from the coding sequence GTGTTCGATTGGGACAGAGAAAATGTCGAGTATATATTTCAGCATGACATTTCACCTCAGGAAGCGGAAGAAGCTTTTTACGATCCGGACCGGAGCATACATCATGCACATAGTGGAAATAGAAAAATTATCGGCATGACAGAAGATGGACGGTTACTGGCCATCATTTATACAAAGCGTGAGAAGAAGATTAGACCTATCACAGGATGGGATGCAACGGAAACAGAACGAAAATCATACAATAGAAAAAGGAGGCAGTAA
- the selD gene encoding selenide, water dikinase SelD has protein sequence MTQKIKLTSLSTKGGCGCKIGPADLQEVIRSLPPAMPNPDLLVGLDTSDDAGVYRLTDDLAIVQTLDFFTPIVDDPYSFGQVAAANAISDIYAMGGTPLTALNIVAFPIADLDKQILADILRGAGDKLKEAGATLVGGHSIEDKEPKFGLAVTGTVHPDKVRANAGAKPGDKLILTKPIGVGILTSSIKRDLLTEEEIARVTEVMATLNKTAAETMAAYDVHACTDVTGFGLLGHTSEMAKGSKAGVRIANEAVPVLPRVRELAEQGVIPGGTKNNFAHLQGDVTFPENMDQIDQYILCDAVTSGGLLISVAGEEADALIKDLLDAGVEAAMIGEVTADHPGHITVSEKL, from the coding sequence ATGACACAAAAAATAAAGTTAACATCCTTATCCACAAAGGGCGGCTGCGGCTGCAAAATCGGACCGGCTGATCTGCAGGAGGTCATCCGCTCTCTCCCCCCTGCCATGCCCAATCCCGATTTGCTTGTCGGTCTTGATACGAGTGACGATGCAGGAGTGTACCGTCTGACGGACGACCTTGCGATTGTCCAAACGCTTGATTTCTTCACCCCGATTGTTGATGACCCGTATTCTTTCGGTCAAGTGGCCGCGGCGAATGCGATCAGTGATATTTATGCGATGGGAGGAACACCGCTTACAGCATTGAACATCGTCGCTTTTCCGATTGCGGACTTGGACAAGCAGATTCTTGCCGACATCCTCCGCGGTGCAGGAGATAAGCTGAAAGAAGCCGGGGCGACACTGGTCGGAGGCCATTCCATTGAAGATAAAGAACCGAAATTCGGTTTGGCGGTGACAGGAACGGTCCATCCTGATAAAGTACGGGCTAATGCAGGCGCTAAGCCCGGTGACAAACTGATTTTAACGAAACCGATCGGTGTCGGCATCCTGACCTCTTCCATTAAAAGAGATTTGCTGACGGAAGAAGAAATCGCCCGGGTTACAGAAGTGATGGCAACTCTAAATAAAACGGCAGCTGAAACGATGGCAGCTTATGATGTTCATGCGTGCACGGATGTTACAGGCTTCGGGCTGCTCGGCCACACGTCTGAGATGGCAAAAGGAAGCAAGGCAGGCGTACGGATTGCAAATGAAGCAGTCCCTGTCCTCCCGAGAGTGCGGGAGCTTGCGGAACAAGGCGTCATTCCAGGCGGGACGAAAAACAATTTCGCCCATCTTCAGGGTGATGTGACGTTCCCGGAAAACATGGACCAGATTGATCAATATATATTGTGCGATGCGGTGACATCCGGGGGACTGCTCATTTCAGTGGCAGGCGAAGAAGCAGATGCCCTGATAAAGGACCTTCTGGATGCTGGTGTGGAAGCGGCCATGATCGGTGAAGTAACAGCGGATCATCCCGGACACATCACGGTTTCTGAGAAGCTTTAA
- a CDS encoding aldo/keto reductase, with amino-acid sequence MNYVKLGRSGLDVSRLCLGCMSFGEPERGNTPWSLNEEESRPIIKKALDMGINFFSTANMYSDGSSEEIVGRALKDFARRDEVVVATKVFVPMRKGPNGMGLSRKTIMTEIDNSLQRLGTDYIDLYQIHRWDPHTPIEETMEALHDVVKAGKVRYIGASSMLAWQFLKAQYTAELHGWTRFISMENRLNLLYREEEREMLPLCKEEGVGVTPYLPLAAGRLTREWSEQTRRSENDQIAKALFSRTEEADRKVAERVEEVAAGRGVPRAQIALAWILQKEEVTSPIIGATKVNHLEDAVSALSIRLTEEEIESLEELYVPHGLV; translated from the coding sequence ATGAACTATGTAAAGCTTGGGAGATCTGGGTTGGATGTTTCGCGGCTGTGTCTTGGATGTATGAGCTTCGGTGAGCCGGAACGCGGCAATACTCCATGGTCGCTAAATGAAGAGGAGAGCAGGCCCATTATTAAAAAAGCACTGGATATGGGCATCAATTTTTTCAGCACGGCGAATATGTATTCCGATGGATCGAGTGAAGAAATCGTAGGGCGCGCTTTAAAAGATTTTGCCCGGCGGGATGAGGTGGTCGTTGCCACGAAGGTATTTGTTCCAATGCGGAAAGGACCGAATGGAATGGGGCTTTCCCGTAAAACGATCATGACTGAGATTGATAACAGTCTGCAGAGGCTTGGGACGGACTACATCGATTTGTACCAGATTCATCGCTGGGATCCGCATACCCCGATTGAAGAAACGATGGAGGCTCTTCACGATGTAGTCAAGGCAGGAAAAGTGCGTTACATTGGAGCTTCCTCTATGCTTGCCTGGCAGTTCCTGAAAGCTCAGTACACGGCTGAGCTCCATGGCTGGACCCGGTTCATCTCCATGGAAAACAGGCTCAACCTGCTTTACCGGGAGGAAGAAAGGGAAATGCTGCCGCTTTGCAAGGAGGAGGGAGTGGGCGTCACCCCATACCTGCCGCTGGCTGCCGGCCGTTTAACACGGGAATGGAGTGAGCAGACCCGCCGATCTGAAAATGACCAGATTGCAAAGGCGCTGTTTTCAAGAACAGAGGAAGCTGACCGGAAAGTAGCGGAGAGAGTAGAGGAAGTGGCAGCTGGACGTGGCGTTCCGCGTGCACAAATTGCACTTGCCTGGATTCTGCAGAAGGAGGAAGTCACATCTCCGATCATCGGAGCGACGAAGGTGAACCATCTTGAAGATGCGGTTTCGGCATTGTCGATCCGATTGACAGAGGAAGAGATAGAGAGTTTGGAAGAGTTGTATGTACCGCATGGGCTAGTGTGA
- a CDS encoding amino acid permease: MEQDNTLRKGLLPRHVQFIALAGMIGTGIFKGSSDTLNMAGPSVVFAYLLGGLLLFIVMSALAEMASVYPNHNTQHLLSKAFGARTSFIAGWLYWINWIIVTVVEVLAAGSFLQFWFTSVPLWVLALICAVFIISINLTQVKFYGEFEFYFAGIKIITLTLFIILGLCMILGIVPSPVEDPISNYTAHGGFFPNGASGMFAALLVVMFSYGGAELIGVAVTETKDAEKVLPKVIKSTVIRVILFYVLPILIICGLIPWNEVSGKESPFVQVFTAIGIPGAAHVMNFVLLTAVLSAANSGIYATSRTLYSMAQNGEAPKRLARLSKQDIPINGIALTAIALTFGVFLAYQTPDEVISYLMTIPGFTVLLIWLGICLAQIKLRKHYPKEPFFKLKWAPFTTIAASLSLAVIFISFVLNKDNVIGTSVCLGILVVLVVVSFLYPKRAK, translated from the coding sequence ATGGAACAGGACAATACTCTTAGAAAAGGCTTGCTGCCAAGGCATGTCCAATTCATCGCTCTTGCAGGGATGATTGGAACAGGTATTTTTAAAGGCAGTTCCGATACATTGAATATGGCAGGACCGAGTGTGGTGTTTGCTTATTTACTTGGAGGTCTTTTGCTGTTTATTGTGATGTCAGCACTGGCAGAGATGGCCTCTGTCTACCCGAATCACAATACCCAGCATTTACTTTCAAAGGCTTTTGGTGCCAGGACATCCTTTATTGCCGGATGGCTTTACTGGATTAACTGGATTATTGTTACGGTTGTAGAAGTTCTCGCTGCCGGAAGCTTTCTGCAATTCTGGTTCACATCCGTACCGTTATGGGTGCTCGCTCTTATTTGTGCGGTATTTATCATTTCTATTAACCTTACCCAAGTAAAATTTTACGGGGAATTTGAATTTTACTTTGCAGGGATTAAGATCATTACACTTACTCTGTTTATTATCCTGGGGCTTTGCATGATCCTCGGCATTGTTCCGAGCCCTGTTGAAGATCCGATTTCCAACTATACAGCTCACGGAGGGTTTTTCCCTAATGGCGCAAGCGGTATGTTCGCTGCACTCCTCGTCGTCATGTTTTCTTACGGCGGAGCGGAATTGATTGGAGTGGCCGTTACCGAAACAAAGGATGCCGAAAAAGTGCTTCCAAAAGTCATTAAAAGCACTGTGATCCGAGTCATCCTATTCTACGTATTGCCGATTCTTATCATCTGCGGCTTAATTCCGTGGAATGAGGTCTCAGGCAAGGAAAGCCCATTTGTTCAAGTGTTTACGGCAATCGGCATTCCAGGAGCAGCCCACGTCATGAACTTTGTGCTGCTGACAGCTGTGTTATCCGCAGCCAATTCCGGGATCTACGCAACATCAAGGACGTTATACTCCATGGCTCAAAACGGCGAAGCACCAAAAAGGCTTGCCAGGCTTTCTAAACAGGACATCCCGATTAACGGAATTGCCCTTACAGCCATCGCTCTTACCTTTGGCGTATTCCTGGCCTACCAAACACCTGATGAAGTCATCAGCTATTTAATGACCATTCCCGGATTTACTGTATTGCTGATTTGGCTTGGAATATGCCTTGCCCAAATCAAGCTTCGCAAACACTATCCGAAGGAGCCGTTTTTCAAGCTGAAATGGGCACCATTTACAACGATTGCGGCAAGCCTGTCTTTGGCTGTCATCTTCATATCCTTTGTATTAAATAAGGACAATGTGATCGGGACTTCGGTTTGCCTTGGAATTTTGGTTGTTTTGGTGGTTGTTTCGTTTTTATATCCGAAACGTGCAAAATAA
- a CDS encoding substrate-binding domain-containing protein, producing the protein MLKVLHKNSQVCILFLIMLLFNSACTNQVADEPNKADRIKLVSDDGKPYIGFVLDTLKEERWYKDKALFEEKVVQMGGQVKTLAANGLDDIQIKQAELLIQEGADVLVVVPHNAEISGKIVEMAHKAGVKVISYDRLIKNSKVDYYISFDNEKVGELQASEVVKKVSKGNFAYIGGAESDNNAVLFREGAMKVIQPLIDKGDIKIVYDQYTDEWKPETAQENMQSALQQNSNQIDAVIAANDGTAGGVINALSSAGLSGNIPVSGQDAELMGVKRIVEGTQTMTVYKPITLLAEKVAEVAVKAAKGEKVATDRTVNNGEIDVPSILLDPIAVTKNNIKDTVIKDGYLTEEELYKK; encoded by the coding sequence TTGCTTAAAGTTCTTCACAAAAACAGCCAGGTATGCATCCTGTTTCTAATCATGCTCCTATTCAATTCCGCATGTACCAATCAAGTTGCAGATGAACCTAACAAAGCTGATCGGATAAAGCTGGTTTCTGATGACGGGAAGCCTTATATTGGATTTGTATTAGATACGCTTAAAGAGGAGCGCTGGTATAAGGATAAGGCTTTATTTGAAGAGAAGGTCGTTCAAATGGGGGGACAGGTGAAAACATTAGCTGCCAATGGACTGGATGATATTCAAATAAAGCAAGCCGAACTGTTAATTCAAGAAGGGGCAGATGTATTGGTCGTCGTACCTCATAATGCTGAAATATCGGGCAAGATTGTAGAAATGGCTCACAAAGCAGGTGTAAAGGTTATTTCCTATGACCGATTGATAAAAAACTCAAAAGTTGATTATTATATTTCATTTGATAATGAAAAGGTTGGAGAACTGCAGGCTAGTGAGGTTGTTAAAAAAGTATCAAAAGGGAATTTTGCCTACATAGGCGGAGCAGAATCTGATAATAATGCAGTGCTATTTCGGGAAGGTGCGATGAAGGTTATTCAACCGCTCATCGACAAAGGCGATATTAAAATAGTCTATGACCAATACACCGATGAATGGAAACCGGAAACAGCGCAGGAGAATATGCAGTCAGCTCTACAACAAAATTCAAATCAAATCGATGCTGTTATAGCTGCAAACGATGGTACAGCTGGCGGGGTAATCAATGCCTTGTCCTCTGCCGGACTATCGGGCAACATTCCTGTATCTGGGCAGGATGCTGAGTTAATGGGTGTAAAACGAATCGTTGAAGGGACACAAACGATGACTGTGTATAAACCAATCACTCTGCTGGCAGAGAAAGTTGCTGAAGTAGCAGTGAAGGCAGCAAAAGGAGAAAAGGTAGCAACGGATCGAACAGTGAATAATGGAGAAATAGACGTTCCCTCCATTCTATTGGATCCTATAGCTGTTACAAAAAATAACATTAAAGACACGGTCATTAAAGATGGTTATTTAACAGAAGAAGAACTATATAAAAAATAA
- a CDS encoding CopG family antitoxin, translating into MDEARINKKRMDELGRVFIDDLNEIPQNMTEEETKQFWEKHAMSEGLLNTTHIEDEEDLPLPRKQSTKPINLRIESDLLSRLQKVAEKKNVPYQTLLKQFVAERVYEEEKREKILY; encoded by the coding sequence ATGGATGAGGCTCGAATAAACAAGAAAAGAATGGATGAGCTAGGAAGAGTTTTCATTGATGACCTGAATGAAATCCCTCAAAATATGACTGAAGAAGAAACCAAGCAATTTTGGGAGAAGCATGCAATGAGCGAGGGCTTACTGAATACCACACATATTGAAGATGAGGAAGATTTGCCTTTACCCCGAAAGCAGTCCACTAAGCCCATTAACCTTAGAATAGAAAGCGACCTGCTGTCCCGGCTTCAGAAGGTGGCTGAAAAGAAAAATGTACCCTATCAGACTTTATTAAAGCAGTTTGTGGCAGAGAGAGTCTATGAAGAAGAGAAGAGAGAGAAAATTTTGTACTGA
- a CDS encoding YfmQ family protein produces MTTWFIIFLIVISTLKVVLASPPTFVMEWLLNKFALHARLSEETTTITLRGKRLEGEEKIQFINQFNEATFFDRYDEYDVPSENTGTPLVIDTKKGKMDVRLSVYIYSNHVDVFKQYNKKAAAYSLRSETLQSTPLAGNGNFIYS; encoded by the coding sequence ATGACAACCTGGTTTATCATTTTCCTAATAGTTATCAGCACTCTTAAAGTAGTACTTGCAAGTCCTCCAACCTTCGTTATGGAATGGCTTCTTAACAAATTCGCCTTGCATGCAAGGCTCAGTGAAGAGACCACCACTATAACCCTAAGAGGAAAACGTTTGGAGGGAGAAGAAAAAATTCAATTTATTAACCAATTTAATGAAGCGACATTTTTTGATCGATATGATGAATATGATGTCCCTTCAGAGAACACCGGAACCCCATTGGTCATTGATACAAAGAAGGGCAAAATGGATGTCAGGCTGTCTGTGTATATTTACAGCAATCATGTGGATGTATTCAAGCAGTATAACAAGAAGGCAGCAGCCTATAGTCTGCGGTCTGAGACTCTCCAATCCACGCCATTGGCAGGGAATGGAAATTTCATTTATTCATAA
- a CDS encoding MarR family transcriptional regulator yields the protein MKKKLISQEEMKIWHMWKGSYQSIFGRVVKDLTDQTGLSEGDFGILDRLDQFGNGELRQQELADSMNWDKSRLSHHLTRMEKRGLVQRKPSDSDRGVQVIITEAGKTALNEARPVVSEAIREHFLSLLTEEDVESIGRIGERVKRGTISFSDNPSS from the coding sequence ATGAAGAAAAAACTAATCAGTCAAGAAGAAATGAAGATATGGCATATGTGGAAAGGCTCCTATCAGAGCATCTTCGGCCGCGTCGTCAAAGACCTGACAGACCAAACCGGACTATCTGAGGGAGATTTCGGAATCCTCGATCGGCTCGATCAATTTGGAAACGGCGAGCTCCGCCAGCAGGAACTCGCTGACTCCATGAATTGGGACAAAAGCAGACTATCCCACCACCTGACACGAATGGAAAAGCGCGGACTTGTTCAAAGGAAACCATCAGACTCAGATCGAGGAGTTCAAGTTATTATTACGGAAGCTGGAAAAACCGCTTTGAATGAAGCCCGGCCGGTTGTTTCGGAGGCTATAAGGGAGCATTTTTTAAGTTTATTGACGGAGGAGGATGTGGAGTCGATTGGGAGGATTGGGGAGAGGGTGAAAAGAGGGACTATTAGCTTCTCTGATAACCCCTCTTCTTAG
- a CDS encoding HAMP domain-containing methyl-accepting chemotaxis protein: MFQKMKWKNIKIRGKYNLIFSFAAAAFLVSVLITYFYLDLSSRELKETRSKNELSMYAGELVSLYQEKYLLIPEYILLSDDEKLNEYLQYSGKFVETAKKLKPQLSREQISTFNKLIDNNNKLDQQFFSVVVPNVQQINTAEYKEMQALVNKLKEDTSKLGDELKNAAADSSEKAMDTSLNHLSNVTLILIITAVASICLSFLLLYLVSMNIRKNLNNVIKVSEEIAGGVLNVKNLDYEGTDEIGQLSKSINYMGQRLRDMISSISNLSKEVDQQSTTLLESTEEVKQGSEQIAVTIEDISKNGHSQAENAAKISLNTQAFSDEMASAKQNTVKLVDFTNQILQVSINGDQQMHESQKQMKIINELVETSVHKVKGLEAKTQSISEIVAVIRSIADQTNLLALNASIEAARAGEAGKGFAVVASEVRKLAEQVSNSSQSISSIVYSVKEETTDIAKDLTQGFAEVHKGSEQFELTRKQFSDIKGQVAEMSDQVKNISSIFSSVQESGQEINESVEHIAAASEEAAAGSEEISAAAHEQSHSIDSIFSSAKMLTGMVEQMNGLIKKFQL; encoded by the coding sequence TTGTTTCAAAAGATGAAGTGGAAAAATATCAAAATCCGCGGGAAGTATAACCTTATTTTTTCATTTGCTGCGGCAGCATTTTTAGTATCTGTACTTATAACTTATTTTTATCTGGATTTATCAAGCCGTGAATTGAAAGAGACAAGGTCGAAAAATGAACTGTCTATGTATGCGGGAGAGCTTGTTTCTCTCTATCAGGAAAAATATCTGCTAATCCCTGAATACATTTTGCTTTCGGATGATGAGAAGCTGAATGAGTATTTACAGTACAGCGGGAAATTCGTGGAAACAGCTAAAAAGTTAAAGCCACAGCTGAGCAGGGAACAAATCTCTACCTTCAACAAGCTTATTGACAATAACAATAAACTGGATCAGCAGTTCTTCAGCGTGGTGGTTCCAAACGTTCAGCAGATCAATACAGCCGAGTATAAAGAAATGCAGGCACTGGTCAATAAGCTGAAAGAGGATACATCGAAGCTCGGGGATGAACTGAAAAACGCAGCAGCTGACTCCAGTGAGAAAGCAATGGATACCTCTTTAAACCATCTATCCAATGTTACACTAATCCTCATCATTACGGCCGTTGCTTCCATCTGCCTCTCGTTTTTGCTGCTTTATTTAGTCAGCATGAACATCAGGAAGAACTTGAATAATGTGATTAAGGTGAGTGAGGAGATTGCAGGCGGCGTATTAAATGTAAAGAATTTGGATTATGAAGGAACAGATGAAATTGGTCAGCTGTCGAAATCCATTAACTATATGGGACAGCGTCTTCGTGACATGATTTCCTCCATCTCGAATCTTTCCAAAGAGGTGGACCAGCAAAGTACCACTCTCCTTGAATCGACGGAAGAAGTGAAACAGGGAAGCGAGCAGATTGCCGTAACCATTGAAGATATTTCGAAAAATGGCCATTCTCAAGCGGAGAATGCAGCCAAAATTTCGTTGAATACGCAAGCGTTTAGTGACGAAATGGCAAGTGCCAAACAAAATACAGTGAAATTAGTAGATTTTACGAATCAAATTCTTCAAGTCTCTATTAATGGAGATCAACAGATGCATGAGTCACAGAAGCAAATGAAAATCATCAATGAACTCGTTGAAACATCTGTTCATAAAGTGAAAGGTTTAGAAGCGAAGACCCAATCCATTTCTGAGATTGTGGCTGTCATAAGGTCCATTGCCGATCAAACAAACCTTTTAGCACTCAATGCTTCCATTGAAGCAGCCAGAGCGGGAGAGGCTGGAAAAGGGTTTGCAGTTGTTGCAAGCGAGGTTCGAAAACTGGCTGAGCAAGTATCAAATTCCAGTCAAAGCATTTCATCCATTGTTTACAGTGTAAAAGAGGAGACGACTGACATAGCGAAGGATTTGACACAGGGATTTGCCGAGGTCCATAAAGGATCAGAACAATTTGAGTTAACGAGGAAACAATTTTCGGATATTAAAGGCCAGGTAGCTGAAATGTCAGACCAGGTAAAGAATATTTCATCTATTTTTAGCTCTGTTCAGGAATCCGGTCAGGAAATCAATGAATCCGTCGAACATATTGCTGCGGCATCCGAGGAAGCAGCTGCAGGATCCGAAGAAATTTCTGCTGCTGCACATGAACAAAGCCACTCGATTGACAGCATTTTTTCCAGTGCAAAAATGCTGACCGGGATGGTCGAACAAATGAACGGCTTAATCAAGAAGTTTCAGCTCTAA
- a CDS encoding type II toxin-antitoxin system death-on-curing family toxin, with product MGFSYLTVEEVVELHDMLVDLYGGLQGREHGKLESKLALPMSGFGDFERFPTIEEKAAAYHYYLASGHAFNDGNKRTSYAAAFIFLDFNGYDLVADDEDVFQWTLLLADDKTRPAFEEAVNWMAARIKKREE from the coding sequence ATGGGCTTCAGCTATCTTACTGTAGAAGAAGTAGTAGAGCTTCATGATATGCTTGTTGATTTATACGGGGGACTGCAAGGGCGTGAGCACGGTAAACTTGAATCAAAATTAGCTCTACCTATGTCGGGTTTCGGAGATTTCGAGCGTTTTCCTACTATAGAAGAAAAAGCAGCAGCTTATCATTATTACTTAGCCAGTGGTCACGCTTTTAATGATGGCAACAAAAGGACATCCTATGCAGCAGCTTTTATATTTTTAGATTTTAATGGTTATGATTTAGTTGCAGACGATGAGGATGTCTTCCAATGGACATTGCTTCTTGCAGATGACAAAACCCGGCCTGCTTTTGAAGAAGCTGTAAATTGGATGGCAGCAAGAATTAAAAAGAGGGAAGAGTAG
- the mnmH gene encoding tRNA 2-selenouridine(34) synthase MnmH — translation MFQDLTVDQLLEMQKEKKITAVDVRSPSEYKEATIPGALNIPLFNDEERAEIGTIYKQVGVQAAKDRGLEIVSAKLPEFIKTFSAIPNHKAVFCWRGGMRSRTSATVLDLMGNKTFRLDGGVRAYRRWIVDKIETINFRPNAYVLNGYTGSGKTMLLHKLKEQGYPVLDLEGMANHRGSIFGQIGLNPHNQKTFDSLLIKEALPLQASSYVVLEAESKRIGKAVLPEFIAEKKEQGTQLFLDIPRAERARFLVEDYQPWEHHEECMKAFYRIKARIHTPAAAQIEASLNAREYEDAVMLLLEYYYDPRYEHTAMRYSEEERITLSVKNAEEALGELVKILPVPVKTV, via the coding sequence GTGTTTCAGGACTTAACGGTTGACCAGCTATTAGAAATGCAAAAAGAAAAGAAAATTACGGCGGTGGATGTCCGTTCTCCATCTGAATACAAGGAAGCGACTATTCCCGGCGCCTTGAACATCCCCCTTTTTAACGATGAGGAGCGGGCTGAGATCGGCACCATCTATAAACAGGTCGGCGTTCAGGCGGCAAAGGACCGCGGACTCGAAATTGTGTCGGCAAAGCTTCCGGAATTCATTAAAACATTCAGTGCCATCCCAAATCATAAGGCTGTCTTCTGCTGGAGAGGGGGCATGCGGAGCAGAACGTCCGCCACTGTCCTTGATTTAATGGGCAATAAAACGTTCCGGCTGGATGGCGGAGTGAGAGCGTACCGCAGGTGGATTGTCGATAAAATCGAAACCATCAATTTCAGACCGAATGCCTATGTGCTGAACGGCTATACCGGCTCAGGAAAAACGATGCTGCTCCATAAGCTAAAGGAACAGGGCTATCCTGTGCTGGATTTGGAAGGAATGGCGAACCACAGGGGCTCGATCTTCGGTCAGATCGGACTGAATCCCCACAATCAGAAAACGTTCGATTCCCTGCTGATCAAAGAAGCCCTCCCGCTTCAGGCCTCTTCCTATGTCGTGCTGGAAGCGGAAAGCAAGCGAATCGGGAAAGCCGTACTTCCCGAATTTATCGCGGAAAAGAAAGAACAGGGAACCCAGCTGTTCCTCGACATCCCAAGAGCCGAGCGCGCTCGGTTCCTCGTCGAAGACTATCAGCCATGGGAGCATCATGAAGAGTGCATGAAGGCCTTCTACCGGATAAAAGCCCGCATTCATACACCGGCAGCCGCTCAAATTGAAGCGTCCCTCAACGCACGCGAATACGAGGACGCGGTCATGCTGCTCCTTGAATACTACTATGACCCGCGCTATGAGCACACTGCAATGCGGTATTCGGAGGAAGAGAGAATTACGCTTTCTGTGAAAAACGCGGAGGAAGCGCTCGGGGAGCTGGTGAAGATTTTGCCGGTGCCGGTTAAGACGGTGTAA
- a CDS encoding permease yields MAQSALQQTQPSGKKTIWLVTLFLVIAAAGLLYVKWVPYLEKSWIAASTHSIGDSILGSPEAGTSPSWSNAWEYAAVYFKAVWKAAILGIVLGSLIQVLLPSQWLLRVLGKTTFGSTAVGGLASLPGMMCTCCAAPMAVGMRKKNVSAGASLAFWIGNPVLNPAVLVFMTFVLSWKFTLLRLAFGLILTFGVSYLANRFMKEEPPLTAEKLMEEAEQAQSGSFLARWGKSLGTMFLYVVPAYVLSVLLLGAARVWLFPNVGEAAANSILVLILFAVAGMLFVIPTAAEIPIIQTFMAAGLGAGPAGALLITLPAISLPSLLIVAGSFPKKVLAFVAGSVVLLGIAAGLIGMLIL; encoded by the coding sequence ATGGCTCAAAGTGCTCTTCAGCAAACACAGCCCTCTGGAAAAAAAACCATATGGCTTGTGACTCTGTTTCTAGTGATTGCTGCTGCAGGCCTATTATATGTAAAATGGGTGCCGTATCTTGAAAAGTCTTGGATCGCGGCCTCCACCCACTCTATCGGAGACTCGATTCTCGGCAGCCCTGAAGCAGGTACTTCTCCTTCGTGGAGCAATGCATGGGAATATGCTGCTGTCTATTTCAAGGCAGTCTGGAAAGCGGCCATTCTCGGCATCGTACTCGGCTCGCTCATTCAGGTGCTGCTCCCATCCCAATGGCTTTTGCGCGTCCTCGGAAAAACCACATTCGGCAGCACGGCTGTCGGAGGACTGGCTTCCCTTCCTGGGATGATGTGCACATGCTGTGCCGCACCGATGGCGGTAGGAATGCGGAAAAAGAACGTATCAGCGGGAGCAAGTCTCGCTTTCTGGATCGGAAATCCGGTGCTGAACCCGGCCGTTCTCGTCTTCATGACCTTTGTGCTTTCCTGGAAATTCACCTTGCTTCGTCTTGCTTTTGGACTCATCCTGACATTCGGCGTCAGCTACCTGGCCAACCGATTCATGAAGGAGGAGCCGCCGCTTACGGCAGAAAAGCTGATGGAGGAAGCGGAACAAGCACAATCCGGCTCCTTTCTTGCAAGATGGGGGAAAAGCCTTGGAACGATGTTCCTTTATGTCGTCCCGGCATATGTATTATCCGTTCTTCTGCTTGGCGCAGCGCGCGTCTGGCTGTTCCCGAACGTTGGTGAAGCTGCCGCTAACAGCATACTTGTTCTCATTCTATTCGCTGTCGCCGGCATGCTCTTCGTCATCCCGACCGCGGCCGAAATTCCAATCATCCAAACCTTTATGGCAGCAGGTCTCGGAGCAGGACCGGCCGGAGCACTCCTCATCACGCTTCCAGCCATCAGTCTCCCGTCACTGTTAATCGTTGCAGGTTCTTTTCCGAAAAAGGTTCTTGCTTTTGTGGCTGGGTCCGTCGTTTTGCTTGGGATAGCAGCCGGGTTAATAGGGATGCTTATATTGTAA